Within Geotrypetes seraphini chromosome 13, aGeoSer1.1, whole genome shotgun sequence, the genomic segment AGTGTGCATTTGTCCTGTGCGCAAATGTTGGGGCGGAATTGTCGGCGTGCCAGTGTTCTCcatgcatttgacgggtcaccatccAGAGTGCAGGTGCTGTAATTGTGTCTACaccaggacgactaagtctaggttggcctctATCACGCCCCAACCACTTCTCCaaatatgcccctttcagctcttggTGCACAGCAGGAtttagaggcctaaaaagtctcgtGACATGTCCAGAAAATCGGattgattattggcactttgacaacctgtcttttaggtcatccaagtgctgtcttgggcgggtttttagacgtgtttaagttttgattatgagccccgtagTGTCTTCCAAAAACATCTAACTAGCTAAAAGTGAAACGCCAAAATGTGGAGTTTATAAGCACCTGGAATGTAGAGTATATAGTACATATATTTATTAACATAATGTGCTTGAGCGATTATGAAGAAATCTGATACTCAAAAATTATTTATATGAAGAGCAATTCAGCAAAAATGACAAGGCATGAGATACACTTACGTCAAATGCGTCACACGTGGAGAGGCATAAAATTGGCACAGTCTAGGCTTCTTTTCTACACAAAATGGGAGAAAACCTTTAGTAAACAGACCACTTATTTGTATATTAATTTTCATTAGTATGCAAAAGCTATACAAGAAAAATAATGGCCCTCCTCTTCTTTCAGTTGCATCTTTTTATTATGGCTGGGAGTCTTGAAAGATGGATGTGGCTGGTCCTCTGTGGACCTCTGAGAGGGTCTGCCTGTCCTTGAGAGTTATGATGAAGGAAAGCTGATGTTAGCAGCATTTCTGCAGTTTGCATCAGGCCTCGTCACAGCGGGATCTGCAACTGTTCTTTCTTGCGCTGCATCCAGCTTTTAACTGTCCTGCTGGCCTGAGAACTGGGGTTGCTAGTGCCCTCTGTCTTTTGTATCTAGTCTGTGATGTGGATTGATGAGGATAGCAGTGGAAGATGAAAATAAACCACAGTAACCTCTGATCTGgcattttttccccccattttacAGAGATCTGGAAAACACTCGTCCAATCCAACAGATAATTATTCCCTGGCTCGGAGGCGAACTCTGCAAGTGGTGGTCAGCTCCCTCCTGACAGAGGCAGGCTTTGAGAGTGCAGAAAAGGCTGCAGTTGAGACTCTGACTGAAATGCTACAAAGCTGTGAGTTGTTGGTTGGGTTGGAAGAAAAGGCAGCTAGAGGGGGCAGGGTGTTGCACTGGGGAGACACATTGGCCTTCAGGGCAAAGCCTAGTGTCTAGGCTCTGAAGCACAGTTGTTATGTGGAGCTTATGTGTTGTTAGGCAGTGTTAGAAGTATGTAAGAGCAGGCTGCTGTGCTTGAATGGGGAAATGACTTCCCCACAGAGCTCCGTCCGATTGGGAGCTCACTCTTACCCCAGTATGGTCCTGATGAGCTCTGCCCCTCTCTGGGCCTTTCAGTGTTTCTTCTCTGTTCTAGAACCTGACAGGATCAGTTCATGGTAAGTGATAACAGAAAAAGGTGCAAGAAGCTGCTCAATTACTTCTGTCTCTATATGAGCCTATGTGCACACAAGTTTCTTTTTTTCAGCACTCCATAGACCCAGGGCACACTGAGTGTTACAAGCACCAATGGaaattttgtgttttttccagACCTTTCTGAAATTGGCCGGAGTTCCAAGTCTTACTGTGAGCACACGGCCAGGACGCAGCCAACGCTCTCAGATATTGTGGTGACCCTGGTGGAAATGGGTAAGCACAGCTGTTCCCCCTTAGAAATCTCTGCTGGTATTAAATTTGATGCTTGAACTTTCACTCCATGTTCACTGTCCTTAAAAGCAAGATTTAGACATTCAGGCATCTTCACACCTCCCCTCTCCCACGCAAGGTCCACATCTGGCACATGGCTAGGGGAGGGCCCAGCTTCTGGCAGCTCATAGATTCCTTCTTTTTCAGGCTTCAACGTGGAAACACTTCCTTCTTATGCAAAACGCTCCCAGCGAATGGTCATCACTGCACGTATGCTGAGTGCTTGTTTGCTGTCTGAGTATTGGGTACTGGGGGGCCATTAACGTGCTGCCTGGGTCTGGGCTAGGATGAGGGGACCTAAGGTGCTGTCTGATCTTTGTTTTTAGGGTGGATCATCCTTATACCATTGGGTGCTGGGGGAGTATTGGGGTGTTGGTTCTTGGGTGGATCACCTATATGCTTtggtggggatggggggaagaaataatagtGTAATGTCTGATTGTTGGTTTTAGGGTGCTGGGGGGTATCGGAGTAGTGTCTGGGTGTTGATTTTAGGGTGGATCACCCTTATGCTGGGTTGGGGAGAAGATGGTAGTGTGCTGTAAGGGTTTTGTATAGTGACTGTTGACCCTAAGATTTCTCTTTATCTCACAGCACCTGTGACAAATCAACCAATGACCCCCAAAGCCCTGAGTGCTGGACAGAGTAAGCAGCATCCCGCCCACATACCCAGCCACTTCCCAGAGTTCCCTGATCCACACACTTATATCAAAACACCGGTGAGTGAGGAAACTGACCTAACATTCTGTCTTGATCTCGCAATAAcagcaaagcggtttacaattttaaACTCCAAGAAATGGAGCGAATCATACCTAAGTCTCGTATCTGGGGCTGCCTGCAAAATTCACCTCATTGTTGGAGCACATGTAGAGATGTGTAAGGCAGTGGAGGGATGTTTCTGTGTCACTTTATTTAGGAGCAGGTGGGCTTTCCTCTTTGCCCACATGCAGGGGAGAAGGCAGAATCCTCTGTGTCCATATGCAAGGGAGGAGGGCAGCTTTTTTTCTGTGTCCAAGTGTAGGGGAGAGGCAGCCTTTTTCTCTAATATATGCTTTTTTGAATTTGGGATTGTGTTTGTAGTCACTTTACATATTCCAGCTGTAAAAAAGGAATCGGCTGTGACCAGTGTTTCATTTCAACCCTTCAGACATACCGGGAGCCTGTCTCTGATTACCAGACCCTGCGGGAAAAGGTGGCTTCGCAGAGACGGGATGTGGAGAGAGCGCTCACTCGTTTCATGGCCAAGACTGGTGAAACGCAGAGTCTCTTCAAGGATGACATCAGCACATTTCCATGTAAGAACTCTTAGCATTCACAGACTTCTTCACCCACCCCAGTTCTATCAGAATGGGAACAGATGTGAGGATAACGCTGGCTTGGAAAATGAAGGCACAGTGGCACTTAAGCCTTGCACTGGCTAAGGGTAAATCCCAGCTGAGTCTCAGTGTGTGGGGCTGGGATCCTCCTGGGCCCAGGAGAAATGCTGCTATTGCTACCTCTGTGTATCACTTCTATAGTGCCACTAAACATGCGCAAGGCTGTACACAAACACCTAAGAGTCGGTCCCAATCTCTttaagatagacaaacaggacaaataattAATTAAGGAGTTTCATTTATAAAGGCCTGCCTGACCCATCCATTCTGTCCAGCAGTCGGAATCATTATGAAATCATTATTGAATCAACAAATCCAATAGTATTATTACAATGTTTATACGTTAAGTTCCACTTTACAGCATCATCTCCTCCCCTACTGAAATCCACATTCATAGCATATGATATGAAGGTGGTATAAAAAATACACATACTTGACCCTGATCCGTCCTTGCTGTTTTCAGGGCTCAGACCTTAAAAAGTCTCTCCTGCACTGGCCCTACTTCCCGggtactggagttgccattggaACCCAGTCCAGCCCATCCAAGACCTTAGAAGTCCAACTCCCAGCGAAGGTTCAAAATGGATAAtacaaatagaaaataaagaacCTTTAAAATAAGAGAAGAGCCATAACAAatacttttaattctttatttatcacatTTCTTATTTACAGTCAAGTATAATAATTATAAC encodes:
- the TAF8 gene encoding transcription initiation factor TFIID subunit 8 isoform X1, encoding MTLQARRMRSPSPHNKMAEAPASSSVSSSRSGKHSSNPTDNYSLARRRTLQVVVSSLLTEAGFESAEKAAVETLTEMLQSYLSEIGRSSKSYCEHTARTQPTLSDIVVTLVEMGFNVETLPSYAKRSQRMVITAPPVTNQPMTPKALSAGQSKQHPAHIPSHFPEFPDPHTYIKTPTYREPVSDYQTLREKVASQRRDVERALTRFMAKTGETQSLFKDDISTFPLIAARPFSIPYLNALLPSELEMQQMEETDSSEQEEQTDTEMLSMHMHADDSGAEKENMSVLQQNTALQAGRNGEENMIDNPYLRPVKKPKPRRKK
- the TAF8 gene encoding transcription initiation factor TFIID subunit 8 isoform X3, which gives rise to MTLQARRMRSPSPHNKMAEAPASSSVSSSRSGKHSSNPTDNYSLARRRTLQVVVSSLLTEAGFESAEKAAVETLTEMLQSYLSEIGRSSKSYCEHTARTQPTLSDIVVTLVEMAPVTNQPMTPKALSAGQSKQHPAHIPSHFPEFPDPHTYIKTPTYREPVSDYQTLREKVASQRRDVERALTRFMAKTGETQSLFKDDISTFPLIAARPFSIPYLNALLPSELEMQQMEETDSSEQEEQTDTEMLSMHMHADDSGAEKENMSVLQQNTALQAGRNGEENMIDNPYLRPVKKPKPRRKK
- the TAF8 gene encoding transcription initiation factor TFIID subunit 8 isoform X2 translates to MLRKLIDYVQGGRSGKHSSNPTDNYSLARRRTLQVVVSSLLTEAGFESAEKAAVETLTEMLQSYLSEIGRSSKSYCEHTARTQPTLSDIVVTLVEMGFNVETLPSYAKRSQRMVITAPPVTNQPMTPKALSAGQSKQHPAHIPSHFPEFPDPHTYIKTPTYREPVSDYQTLREKVASQRRDVERALTRFMAKTGETQSLFKDDISTFPLIAARPFSIPYLNALLPSELEMQQMEETDSSEQEEQTDTEMLSMHMHADDSGAEKENMSVLQQNTALQAGRNGEENMIDNPYLRPVKKPKPRRKK